From the genome of Dermochelys coriacea isolate rDerCor1 chromosome 1, rDerCor1.pri.v4, whole genome shotgun sequence:
tgccttggagaggttttagttgggggctgaaggtgatggctagtggcgttctgttattttctttgttgggcctgtcctgtagtaggtgacttctggggactcttctggctctgtcaatctgtttcttcacttcagcaggtgggtattgtagttgtaggaatgcatgatagagatcttgtaggtgtttgtctctgtctgaggggttggagcaaatgcggttatatcgtagcgcttggctgtagacaatggatcgtgtggtatgatctggatgaaagctggaggcatgtaggtaggttagtaggtttccgataaaGGGTTACATACACCTTATGCAGAAAGTGTGCTCTACAGATTTTCACATTTCCGCTTTTATCGGGGGGAGGGAAAGTTCACAGTCCATTCCTCATATATCCCAGGCCTCTTGCCCAGGCACTGGCTGTTGTGCGGCCATAGCACAGGTAAAACAcctgctctggcagtggccacacgCCCTCAGACTtaaggtggcaggacccttctgcccagcaTCTGCCCTCCTATCAGTTTCATTTCCCCCCTTATGAATCCAGCCTTCCAAGCCTTCTTGTCTAGTGACTTCCCTCTGTGCTGGACCCTTTGCCCATGGCCCCACCTCGCTCTTCCCAGCTGTTCATTGTGCTCACCTGTCATGTTACTTGTGGCATCCACTATTGtggctctggccctgcagctccctgctgtaGCTCAGCCTGACACCCTTTTGCCACAGCTGGTCTGTGTTGACCCAGCTCCCAGTTCTGGTCTGCTCCAGCTGCGGTTCCCTAGCTCTGCCTCAGCACCGCTGCTCTGCCTCTGGCCCAGTTCTGGCTCTTCTGGCTGagtgctgcttctctggctccagcccagcttGAGGTAGTCTGCCAAATTTCTACTGTATCAATAGACTCAAATCACTTAAAAACTAATCTAAAATTGCTCAATCAATTTACTGAAACAAAGTTGttgtacagattttattttttaaaaaagagctacaAACCCAAGCAGGAGCTTTTCCATATTAGCAACAAAGATATGAGTTGAGAATCAAATTCAAAATCAAATCCCCAGTATTTGTATCCTGATTGAGGGATGGCAGGTGTTTCAAAGGAAAAAACAGCAACCAAAAGAGTTAAGAATAGCCCCAAAGGAGCCCAAAACATATGGAGTGTAAAAACTATAATACCattattatatttttcatttgtaattgCATTCAGTGATGGTAGTCAAAGTTCAGATTTTGAGTTGAATTAGTTTGttactgttagtctctaaatggCAACATTTCACCCTTGCAGCCCTTGTTGGAAGGAGAATGCTTCTGCTGCTGGTCATAGATAATGCCAGTGACCAATGCAAGCATTTCTTTCTCTGGGGCAAAATGTTCACAAAAGGTTTTGTGTCATTGCATAGACGCTTAAGATGAAGAATGTTTTCCAAAAGCTCCTCTTGCAACTTGTCTCACAATAGTTTTTATCAAGTTCATTTGGGGAAACAATCTTTCAACTGCAGCACTGCTAAAAGGTAGTGATAGTAACAACAGAGCAAATAAGCCAAGATCACTAAAGTCTTTGTAACCAACATCATCTGTGTATTTGAGACCTTCAGCAAAAACTACTCAAAATTGTTGTCCTGAGTATGAGGCCAGTGAACCACTGGCAAAACTCTCCACTGCTGCTCCAACTGTCCAAggtctccagaaaaaaaatatctaaaatgATATATCAGCTAATAGAGATTGTGAAGGGCTGAGCGCAGGAGAAGGACTTAACTCTGCAAGTGATTCAATCACCAGGATGTTTGGTGGCAATCTCCCTTTCAGAAAATCCAACATGAAATCTCAACACCAACATTTGACATCTTCGACACTGGGAAGGGTTGGTGTGTATTTTGAAATGTCCAGCTAAAAAGCGATGCTAAAAATCGACTGTGCAAAGCAATAAGTAATTAGACTCCAAGGCAATGTGGTAGTTTAAAACAGCAATCCGGTTCTAAAAAAACACGGGGTTTCACAAGTCTCACCAACAAGCTCTAGTAGAATGTCATCAATTCCTGCAGCCGTTTTCCTGTATTCACACTTTCCAACTGAAAATTTTGGTTTATCCTCCAGGCCTCCTGAAGGGTTGgactttgaaaaaaatgtgttcacCAGATCACTGTACATATGATAAAGAAGTGCAGCATTGTAGttgctttctttgtctttggCTATCAGAAAGCATAGTCTCTGTTTGTCAAACTGATCAAGCATGCTGTTCACACAGGGTCTCATGGAAAGCCACCTTGCATCAGAAATCTGTAGCATATTCTGGTGCTCTGGAAGTCATGAAGAGGCAGAGTGTCAGGGTGTATGGAGGTCAGGGCTGATGGGAGATGCTGAAAGTGATCAGGTgatggacagagagagggagaacagCCATGGGGAGAGCAGTGCTTGGTTATGGAGTGATAAGACAGTAGGTGTGAGGAACTTTCACAATGCTGAGTTCAACCATCCTGGGACACAGCACCCTTGATTAATTAGGAGATATTCTTTCCCACTCTTGTCATACAGGTTTAAAGTCAATAGCCCCAGGCAATCACATTTTGCAGGTGTATTTGCCCACTTTGTCACGAAGCTCTTTGGTTTTGACCCCATAAATTATAGGGTTGAGCAGCGGAGGGACAAGGAAATAGGTGTTGGCTAAGATGATATGAATGTGTGGAGCGATGTGCTGACCAAACCGGTGTGTCATAAAGGAGAAAAGCGAGGGGGTATAAGACGTCAGTATCACACAGATATGGGCTGTGCAGGTGTTGAGGGCTTTCTGGTGGGCTTTCTTGGAGGAAATTCTGAGGACAGCCCTGAAGATCAGACCATAGGACAGGGTAATGAGCATCAGGTCAGACCCGATGACTACAAGTGCTATTACCAAGCCATATATCCTGTTGACTGTGATGTCTCCACATGACATCTTTGCCACAGCCATGTGGTCACAGTGCGTATGGGGGATAATGTGATTGGCACAAAATGGCTGTATGCTCACTAGCAGGGGCATGGgcagaatgaagagaacagctctTATCAAACCCACTAGCCCTAGCTTAGCTATTCGTGAGTTGGTAAGGATGGTGGCATAACTCAGAGGGTTACATATGGCAACGTAGCGATCAAAGGCCATTGTCACTAGGACGGCTGAGTGCATCACAGAAGCTGCATGAAGAAAGAACATCTGGCTGAGGCAGCCACCCATAGTAATGCCtttcaaattgaaccaaaatataCACAGTGCCTTCGGCACAACAGAGGTAGAAGTGCTGATGTCTGTAAGCGccagcatgcagagcagcaggTACATTGGCTTGTGCAGGGTCTGCTCCTTACCTACAACAAACAGAACCATGAAATTTCCCAAAAGGCCAATAATGTAGCACACAGAGAAAAAGATGGAAATCAGTATGTGGGTAGCTTCCAGGCCAGGTATTCCAATTAGGATGAATGTTGAAGGGTTAGAGCGGGTGAGGTTGAAAGATGCCATGAGGTGTTCGAAGTGTCAATTAGGGTCAGAAATGCTCAAGGTGCCTGTGAGGGAGAGAAGCACAGCGACGGGGGTTACGCACTTTATGACAAATAGTGCAGTAAATATTTGATGGCTATTAACAGTGTAGAAAGGGGGGTGAGCAGTGAGGTGGCACCATTTACAGATTGCACCAGATTATTTATGTCAGAGTCAAGGCCAGAGAAGACTCCAGCGGGAGCTAACCAAGCCAGGTGAATGGGCAACATTATGGCAGATATACTTTAAAGTCCATACTGCAATGTGTATGCCCATTGGAGAGAAAAGCTTGAACTCCTCTAACACCTTATAAAGTTCTAATTTAACTTTAGGAACTCAGAACAGGGATCTGAGTGTCATGGTACACAGCTCTGTGAAATCCTGCTCACAGTGCAAGCACTGACAGAAACTAAGCAAAACATTGGCAACCAAgaggagtgggagagggaagaatATGGAAAATACAATGCCATGAAATCAGTTAATCAATGTTTCATCATCCTCTGGACTCATCTGTGTGGTACTGGGCACCCTTCTCACAcaggatattgcagaactagaAGGTTTCAGGGAAGGGCATTGAGAATGATCAAGGTCCTAGGGAAACTCTCTTACAGAGAAAGGTTAAAACTCTGGTATTTTtaccttataaaaaaaaaatgaataagagGGTACCTGAGAAAAGTCTATATAATACTGACTGGTAGAGAGTAGATGGAGAATGTGTTcttcctgtctcataacacaattTCAAGAGCATAATCAATTCAACTGAAACATGGCAAAATCAAAACCGTTAAAAAAGAATGAcacaaatatttaatgtattgCAGCCCACTAGAAACACAGACACATCTTCCTGAGGATGCTGTTCCATGTTGGCAATTTCTGACCTTGCCACAAGGCTGGAGTGAGGTTGCTCATGGGAGGAGGGATTGTCTGGAAGGAGGAAGGTGTCAGAGATAGTCTCCTACAATGTAGTCCATGTTACGTTACAGTCTGAGATGCCCCACAACCGAAGAGACCTTGTTACACCTCTTTGGTCTGCATATTAGGCATTATGTCCATTCCCTATTTCACCCAGTTTCAGGACATTGTGCCACTGTGATCTGGACACTGAACATCCCCATCTTTCCCATCCACACAGACTGTGCTTTCCTGGACCTCCCCCAGTGAGATTTCCAACACCGCCTGATTTTCTCTAAGTGAGTAACCTGCTTTTATTTTTACTGCCTTTTGGTGCTTCTCTGCCTCACCAACCAAAGATGCAGGGGCACAGAGAGAGCAGATCCTTCtccctgcagaaaaaaaatggttatcCTAATTGTTTTAAACCTCTATGCTTTGAGTTTGAGATTTCAGCAACTCCCCTGTAGGTTCTTCATTGGTCAAAACGAACACACCCATCCTAAGAGGCCACAGGATGAGTccagtggaagtcaatggaggCTCATGGTGCATGtcaatcaggccatttattttatCCCCTACATGAggatttagggtgaaatcctgactgtgTTTGGAGTTTTTCCTTTGATCttaatgggaccaagatttcacccttagtGTTTAAATTTCAGCTCCAAGCTGCAACAATCACAGCTTTGGGTCCTGCTACAGAGAGCGATATTCTGTTAGGGTGCTGAAAGAGTTTGAAGGAAACCCCCAATTTATGAAGGACAGGGATTCTAAAACACGTGCCCCTGATATTGCTCTCAAGAAGGCCAGTGTCAATCTGGAGTAACCCACtgaagagcagaatctggccactGTGCGACTCGTTCTTGTTGTGTACCATCTCATAACACAGATACTAACTGCAGCTCTTCCTAACAGGGCAGTGAAGTTACTGAATTGGAAAACTTGAATGAATCAGAGGAAaaaccaccccaccccaaaacagaAAGCTACAGAGACAGATAGAAGGATGCAGTAAGAGACAAGGAAATgatctgaaaaacaaatatttgtctaAACTATTTCAGAAGCATTTGTAGTTCCAATTTTACCAGGTAAAATCCCTTGGTGTTTCTGACAATACCAAACAGTTCAAGTTGCTGCGCTGGTGAATTCCTGCCCAGATGGTTCTTGATTTGAACCCTGGATCCCTTCATGAGCCCTCAGCTCTAATTTTAATGCAGAAACAGGCAACTCACCACAATTCTGCTGAGGAAATCTCCATACTGCCACAGAAAGCAGAGCCTTGATAATCAGTGCATTGATCTCACATATCTGACACTCACCATGCTGGACAGCAACCTTTATGATTCCTCTGTGCTGTCCCTGCAGACTTCCAGGTTGGCAGGACTCCCAGACTATTCCCTTGGCTATTTGAACAGAAGGAAGAGCAGAAAATAGACCCTGAAGAATTTCAGCTTGAGAGCCTCCCCTGGGAGTTAAGGAACGATTCTCTGATACCAGGGGCTCATATTGTCAGGGCAAACTGAGTATTGCAGACTGTGAAGCCTAGCAATTGACAAAGGCTTTCTTTTCTGTGTGTAATGTACTGCCCTGTTCACTCTGTGTGGGAATGTGGCCACAAGATACAGGACCAAAATCCATTTTCATTTGATCGTAGCAGTAGTCATATAGGGGGTGTAACGGATAGGGGGTGAAACCCTCACAATGGTCATGTCATTGCTAGGCTTCTTGCTATGGTGTAAGGTGTAAGAAGCCTATTGCTGGGCTTCTTACACCTTCTACTGCAGCACCTGGGGCTGTCACTTTCTTAgagaggacactggactagatggaggATAGGTTTGATCCATATGCTATTCCTGATTTGGAAAGAAGCCAAGTTTCCCCAATGGAAACAGAGATTATCCTGCTGGGCTATGACTTTGTGCTCAACAGAATGGGCATGAAAGGCACAAGGTCCTTGATATTTAGGGCCACTGGCCTGCACCTCTGTTATTTCCCTTGTTTCTTTTGGTGAGACACTTTCTTGCAGCCACCCAACTTTGTCTGAGACATAAGTTACAGGTGTTAACAGACAAGTATAAGCACAGACATGTGTCAGCAATTCAGATGCTAATCATTTTCATATCTGAATTTCAatgaattttgcagatgacacaaaaattagaggatggtaaataatgaagaggacaggtcactgattcagagcaatctggattggtTGGTAAACTGGGTcaaaacaaacaatatgtgttcTAATACAGCTATGTAGATatctacatctaggaacaaagaatgtaggtgaTGCTTACATGATAGGGGACTATTGTGGGACACACAATGACTCTGAACAAGATTTTGGGGCATGAagtgttgcgaattatacctgataggtcacgcgcagttcgagtctaggctgaggcacacggACAAAGTCCACAACAGCAGAGTTCCCTtaagatattaagtttattacgCTTGAGCGTGGTGTCCCCTGCTAGTAAGAAGGGGACCCCAAATGCAGGTTATAaaaagattatataccttttagcaaagcatgtttcCCTCGTGCATTGGAAACattagccaatagacaaacccttttcttatctaccacctatccctgctaggtacattccccgtgctaaactattacttcaacTACACTCCATGGCCctgaagcaatgcatcagtaactttttgtatcaggatgggaggcccacatcaaaaggccaggaggcagggagttaggaacagacaaagaacagaaaccgggAGTCGAGATAGgctggagatggggcgggggggggtccacaggaatgcagtatctaaggaacactcctcctggtgtATAATGTGTTTGCTTTTAGATAATGGTGGGCTCCAAatcaaaatggagtcacatatgctaacttttccttaacagaaGGGCTAATTAGTTAAaaatgagctcccaatgtgactaTGTGGCCGAAAAGAGTGGATTTGATCCTAACCAGGGGAATTTCAAggggtagagaggttattttactccTGTCTTTGACACTAGTGAAACTGTTGCtagagtcctgtgtccagttctggtgtccatgatTAAAGATGACTGTTGATACACTGAGGTGGATTCAGAGAAGAATCACAGGCAtaagtaaaaattaagaatcctACCTTATACTGATAGACTCAAATAtctatttcatttaataaaaattgaTCAGGGGTGACttatcacagtctgtaagtacctacatgggaaataaatatttaataatagactTTTCAGCCTATCATACAGAGGTGTAATATGACCCAATTAGATTAAAAGataaaccaagtttattaactacaacagatagattttaagtgattgtatgGGATAGCAAGCAGATCAAATacattacctagcaaataaacaaaaaacacaaacttaGCTTAACACTCTAGTTAGATTGACTATGAATTAGCAGTTTCTCACACTCATTGATGCTACAAGCCGCCTGGAAGATTCTGaaggcacaagctgcattttccttgcagcttgggtttctcaGGTTTCCAAACACAGGGGAGAAATaactttagcctgggtccagcacttcccccgcTTCAGACTTTGTTCCTTGGGTGTTTGCAAGAtttctcttgtgtggggagtgaagaatcaCCCATGAtgagatacatagtcaatattcataacttccgatacaaaaatgacacattcacacaaataggataaagaaaaggagtacttgtggcaccttagagactaacaaatttaaggtgccacaagtactccttttctttttgcgaatacagactaacacggctgctactctgaaacaaataggataatcatttTTAGAATATCATAATttttccaatgacatcttacCTTACCAGTGTTGCATAATAGGTATTATAATTATGCTATAATTTTATGATGACAATATCTCTATGTAGAATGTGGGTGCAGTGTTACTCAAAGAACAATGGTTCTCTCCACTGGTGAAATGCCTGAAGTTACATAACAACAACAAGAATGGTTGGAAACAAAACTGAGTGAAGGTTGTGATATCCAGGTTGTAGTTCTGTGGCTTGCCAGGGCAAAGAGACCCTGAGACCTCCCACACGCACCCGAGGCTAGGAAAGATTCCAGGGCTGGCCTTGGACCAATAATCACAACAAAAATTAATTTCTGCAGTGCTACTCACCTGTCTATGTACCTGCCGttccccttccctcctacccccaaGAATGCCCAACACTCTGTGTacatgcagctccctgcccccaacaacgccagctctgctcccctgtcCCTGTatgccccctgcctctccccgcaACCCTCAGTGCTGCCTGTTCTCTCTGTACACCTCCTGCCTTACCCTCACAACCCCTGGAACTGCCCACATGTCCATGtacaccccactccctgcccccataaCCTCCAGTGCTGGTCCCTTGTTCATGTaggtcccccaccccacaacttCCAGCCCTGCCACACAGTGATACCCAGGATCAAAACCAGGTGCCAGACCACACAGGGTTCCAGATCCCACAGCGACAGCTCACAGAAATACCTCCTCAAACTAGATTAAAGTCAGTGTGTGCCTGCACTGTGGAAAAGGGGGAGATCAGCCTAAACTGCCTTTTTGGAGGAGAAGGGAACCCCAGCAGCAGCTAACCCTGTTCATGGAAGCAGAGAGGGACAGACCTGGGGGGACCTGGAGATTAAAAGGAGCCAGCATGAGTAACTCTTCCTCAAAACAACACAAAGCTTTAGTATATTGCATCCCGTTAGAAACTCAGACACACCTTCCTGAGGCTGAATTTGCATAGTGGTAATTCCTGACATAACCATGAGTCTGTAGTGGGGTTGCTGACAAGCACTTATTTATTATTCTATTAAtctattatttagacttctagcatttgtatataagtacTTAAAATGGTCAcattttagctgtctgccattaattgatgtaattgaatgggattcttttttcatttgactgtttctcatcagattctGCCCATATtgtatcatcttccatcctctcctccttaccaGGACATAGAGAATCTTCATTAATAGATGTATGGTACTCTCTCCTTGAAACTGATTGGGAACTATTAACATCTGTTTGTCAGGGTTTTACCTAGACTATCCCCAAGGTTTCACTCTGTGAAATGCTTTCGGAAAAGTCCTGAAAAGACAGAACTCTGGCCTGGGCTCCAGTAAAGCTGAGGTGCAGGACAAGGGGGACCATAATAGAGTTATACAGAATATTACCTCAAAATCACCACTCCGGTACAGTCGCCAAGCACAGATTTGAGCTGAGATGGACAGTGGATGGTCCAAATGCTATGAAATTCACCAAGCTCTGCTCTAACAGTGCAGGATCTGACTCACTTGCACAAAGTCCCTGTAAGGGTCTCAGATCCTGGGATGTTTCTCCAGGTCTCTCCGATGCTTTAATGGGTGTTTCTTTGCTTGTGAGGAGTAAAACATGGAGCAAGACATTTGGGCTCCCTCCTCGGTAGCTCTGCCTAAGCTGCACAAGGTGGATTGTGTCCTATGGGTAAAGCCTTTGTTGCTAGCAGGGGTTTAGGTATAATGTGGAAATGACACTTCCCCCAGTTCtggcctgcagcagcccctgttCCACATTTCCATCTGCCTGCTCGGCACATGTGTGGCCACTGTATATGGGATTGTGGGTTTGGCTGGGGTTTGTGGTTAGgttcccagtgctgggagcaagACACACAGGCTTGAAAGTGGCAGTTGAGGAAGGATTTGATGCTTTGTTGTGATGCGGATGCTCTGCTGAGGTTCTGAGCCAAGCTCATCCCAGACACTGATTCCAAGTTCTGAAGAGCAAGACTCCAACTGGGCCCATTTGATGTCCATCAGTGAGCTGGTCTGATTTTCTGGAAGTTGCAGCTTCTGTGCCATAGTCCCAACCTATAAATTCTTTAGCATTTCCCTTTGCAAAGGGATTTTCCCCTTCGTGAGCCAAATTGAACAGGTGCAGCATTGTACCTTGACTGACCAGTGCCTAAAACACATACCACTATTTATATAATTACTGCATTTGGCCTTCAGTCTTTTGCAGACAGCCTGAGACAATTGCTGTACCCCTGTGCATCCTAACAGGATGTTGCCAGGGAAGCCCAGTGATGATCAGTGAAACAGTGACCTTGTGAACTATTCCACTGCTAAagatggcaggggagggggagtttgTACAATGAAGATGTTCACAAGCTACTGCAAGTCTCACAGACAGGTTGGAGAGTTTAGATACCTCAGAGGCCAGCCAGCATCTGATCCCTCTCAAGCATCTGGTGCTTTTCATTGTCCAAGACAGGCTACTAAGGTAGATGGACTCTGATCTGATCCACTAAGGCAGGGTTATTAAGTGAACATTTGTAAAACCCTTTGAAGGTGGGAAATGCTCTCTGCAGGGGGGTATGTTGTGTATTAAGCAGTTACAATCCTTATCCCACTGAGCCTAATTTCAACCAGTGCCTTAGaggtgaaaaactgaaaatagcaTCACCAGTCCTGAGAGAGACCAAGTCTATCTTGGGGGATACAGTATTAATCTCTTACACAAATCCTattaaatagttaaataaaattaatatctCATGCAAAATATCTGATACAGATAAATACCCAGGTGGCAACTAATGAGAGGAAGATGAACATTCACAGAGGCAGATTCTCTGTGGAGATCAGGAAACCCTGTGGGGATTAGGGGATTTATAAAATATCTCACACCCAAAGAGTCCCAAAAGAGTTGTCTGAGGAGAATctgccccactgatgtcaattttCAATAATTAATGGAACACCAGGTATATCCTAGTATACCGATAAAGAGCTAAAGTTATGCCAGTATTCAAAAAGGGATGACTTGGGTATTACATGTCGATGAGcttgacatcaatcctgggcataATAATCGATAATCTGATAGAGGATTTAgtcaataaagaaataaagggtGGAACTACAATTCATGCCAATGAACAAGATCTGATGGAGAATATGACATGCCAAACAGGcgtgatttctttttttaggtgataacaaatttggttgataaagggaaCTGGGGAGATTGAATAGACTTAGACCATTGCAAATTATTATGTGAGCTTGGGTAAATCACTTTATCAATGTGTGGCACAGTCCATCCATGACATGGGGATAACACTGCCTAGCAACTTAGCTAAAGATCTTCTACATGTAATGATCAAAATTATCATGCAGAGTATACCTTAGACTCAGTTTCACTGTCCAGCATCAGCCCCTGGGCAATGCCAGCTTCAGCCCCTGGGTCTAGTTCCAGCTAAggtgctgtgt
Proteins encoded in this window:
- the LOC119863568 gene encoding olfactory receptor 52N4-like: MASFNLTRSNPSTFILIGIPGLEATHILISIFFSVCYIIGLLGNFMVLFVVGKEQTLHKPMYLLLCMLALTDISTSTSVVPKALCIFWFNLKGITMGGCLSQMFFLHAASVMHSAVLVTMAFDRYVAICNPLSYATILTNSRIAKLGLVGLIRAVLFILPMPLLVSIQPFCANHIIPHTHCDHMAVAKMSCGDITVNRIYGLVIALVVIGSDLMLITLSYGLIFRAVLRISSKKAHQKALNTCTAHICVILTSYTPSLFSFMTHRFGQHIAPHIHIILANTYFLVPPLLNPIIYGVKTKELRDKVGKYTCKM